From the Maioricimonas rarisocia genome, one window contains:
- a CDS encoding SUMF1/EgtB/PvdO family nonheme iron enzyme, producing MGQSGCPDRDTLEQLLLGKLPGEESVELEKHLLDCDDCAEVAETIDARDAVTAAFAQSPELPAADPDVLAHVIERGKQVGSEVETIQSDDTQLVGQPGHDVSVDSTNQANLSAEDISTDEIDFLSPPESPEEIGRLGGYRVLSVLGVGGMGIVFRAEDPKLKRKVALKAMKPAVAASRSARDRFLREAAAAAAIEHDHIVTIYQVGEDRSIPFIAMRYLQGESLQTRIEREGHLSPLEVVRLGRQIASGLTAAHERDLIHRDIKPDNIWLQETTGRAKILDFGLARTTSDESGLTQSGMVLGTPKYMAPEQAEGKPVDHRCDLFSLGSVLYHLLSGKAPFRGGNVTAVLIAVAHRDPEPLASLCPDLPSDLIDLITRLLAKDRSARPATAAEVAETLAAIETQLTSSDASSGTTPATIADPSLVAGPQDEAVAPTIIAAADGAARPPRRRRPLTMWGSFGAVLLAGMITIVTAKGTVTVDIPRPMRDDVEVQILGNGEEVAVLDKENNWTVRLKGGQYALNLTGGDDEFRLEDDTLTVSRFGRSLVRMRYVPTTSVAEMKPPGATAGLSSTADTSGGGWHGWPADAPPPAIAPFDARQGRAHQEAWAKHLGVPVEYENSIGMTFRLIPPGEFLMGSTPEEIEAALKVAGEDEYWRERINSESPQHKVVLTQPLYVSTTQVTQSQYEQVMGTNPSHFSATGEGKELVANLETGNHPVEMVSWNDAAEFCAKLSQQEQLKPFYFRSDQTVTPLDGTGYRLPTEAEWESACRAGTTTRFWSGDEDQNLVSAGWFGSNSGGRTHAAGELKANPFGLSDVHGNVWEWVQDSWDPAFYGKFEEDAAINPFSAGSRRVFRGGGWDCSPSLCRSSIRLADHPSDRYNVIGFRVALAAEAVKGLLSDAPVSRSTSQKPNWHGWPADAPAPAIAPFNAQQARAHQEAWAEYLGVPVEYENSIGMTFRLVPPGEFLMGSSPEEIEAALEVAGADEASQERINSEGPQHKVILTQAVYVGTTEVTQSQYEQVMGTNPSHFSASGDGKDRVADLDTSNHPVEMVSWYDAAEFCAKLSRREKLKPFYFRSGQTVTPLGGNGYRLPTEAEWEHFCRAGTTTRFWIGEGDQDLIQAGWCGSNSGGRTHPVGELKANPFGLHDVHGNLIEWVQDSWNQEFYGQFSDKQAIDPSNPFSPGSRQVRRDGSWYNRPINCRASCRDWHSSWRRESTIGFRVVLAVDAERSQLANATPDATPGLSSTADTSGQGWHGWPADAPAPALAPFVAEQARAHQEAWAKYLGVPVEYTNSIGMTFRLIPPGEFLMGSTPEEIEAALEVAGADEASQERINSEGPQHKVILTQPIYVGVTEVTQSQYEQVVGTNPSHFSASGDGKDRVADLATSNHPVEMVSWYDAAEFCAKLSRREKLKPFYFRSGQTVTPLDGTGYRLPTEAEWEHFCRAGTTTRFWFGNEDVDLPRFDWFQSNSGWRTHVVGDLRKNPFGLRDLGGNVAEWVQDLWSPDFYERFVDVPATNPCCAINLGSHRVIRGGSYQFEAFASRSAFRLGGGNAHMRVGFRVVLPVDAGKRLAKSDQDSEQAPTYALDFDGQDDRVELPLTCDADSPLTVEAVVRIDDWSDNQNGEIVDNTRNGGFSLTVTERGFYFAARIGDRYQQVWVPRDPEYLGHPVALAGVRSGNTLKLYVDGKLIEQETFSGAYSPSPLPITIGSSAGDRESANAAPRDFHGQILAVRISDAVRTAGDLITAEQEGPETDEHTLALYRFDEGAGAVLRDTSGNGHDGTIHGATWVRRPDFALEREVALELFALAETPHIVVLSEEGKRLQVSTGEELPEGPFEVLEIGELHFRDLSGFDFAQFGQLRRLEVLSLNLAANVRPEQLDKLTGLTPLRYLGLHGMPVSDEQLAQILAETPRLEDLGLFWCDQLTDECMPAIARHENLTNLGLPGENLTAAGIAELGRLQNLKQLTLGELPAESGLIAQILTLKKLERLHMRRSAWLGDAELEQLVAHPNLSELSLDESAVSDEALSLLGREDRWRRLELKGTGITDKGLEYLTGLKGLKFLELQRTRTTPEGVKRLKQALSKCRIYTDPTDDQTSQSGNDTSIAPPDPAASPAGEPPSRESLLRILAAVQDCGGRMLIWDDAKKQHIEIRTRQDIPSNLQSGPSLLFKDVESFDDEQLLRVAAACRPFPQHRTLSLDLSGTGVTPAAVGSLSDLPLHVLVLNRNGTIDDGISKALAGFEKLETIGLQQTAISDATITAIAKLESLRVLNLRGTTVTEECLADLARLDLRELDVTRTTIKADGVKKLHEALPGCTIHWDGGVIEPEGVGAER from the coding sequence ATGGGCCAATCTGGTTGTCCGGACCGCGACACGCTGGAACAACTGCTTCTCGGTAAGCTCCCCGGCGAAGAGTCGGTCGAGCTGGAGAAGCACCTCCTGGATTGCGACGATTGCGCGGAGGTCGCCGAGACGATCGACGCCCGCGATGCGGTCACCGCCGCGTTCGCCCAGTCGCCCGAACTCCCGGCCGCAGACCCCGACGTGCTTGCCCATGTGATTGAGCGGGGCAAGCAAGTGGGCAGCGAAGTCGAGACGATTCAGTCCGATGACACACAGCTCGTCGGGCAGCCGGGCCACGACGTATCGGTCGATTCGACAAATCAGGCGAACCTCTCTGCCGAAGACATCTCGACCGATGAGATCGACTTCCTCTCGCCGCCGGAGTCCCCCGAAGAGATCGGCCGGCTGGGTGGCTACCGCGTGCTGAGCGTGCTGGGCGTCGGCGGGATGGGAATCGTCTTTCGGGCAGAGGATCCGAAGCTCAAACGCAAAGTCGCCCTGAAGGCCATGAAGCCGGCCGTCGCCGCCAGCCGCTCGGCCAGGGACCGGTTCCTTCGCGAAGCGGCAGCCGCTGCCGCGATCGAGCACGATCACATCGTCACGATTTATCAGGTGGGTGAAGACCGCAGCATTCCCTTTATCGCCATGCGGTACCTGCAGGGGGAATCGCTGCAGACCCGGATCGAACGGGAAGGCCATCTGTCTCCCCTCGAAGTCGTCAGGCTGGGCCGGCAGATCGCCTCCGGTCTGACCGCCGCCCACGAACGGGACCTGATCCACCGCGACATCAAGCCGGACAACATCTGGCTGCAGGAGACGACCGGGCGGGCCAAGATTCTCGACTTCGGCCTGGCCCGCACGACGAGCGACGAGTCCGGCCTCACACAGTCCGGCATGGTGCTGGGCACGCCCAAGTACATGGCCCCCGAACAGGCGGAAGGAAAGCCGGTCGACCACCGCTGCGATCTGTTCAGCCTGGGCAGCGTGCTGTATCACCTCCTCAGTGGGAAGGCCCCGTTTCGGGGGGGCAACGTGACCGCCGTGTTGATCGCCGTCGCCCATCGCGATCCCGAGCCGCTCGCGTCCCTCTGTCCGGATCTCCCCTCCGACCTGATCGACCTGATTACCCGGCTGCTCGCGAAAGACCGCAGTGCACGCCCCGCAACTGCCGCCGAGGTCGCCGAGACACTCGCCGCGATTGAAACACAACTGACGTCGAGCGATGCCTCCTCCGGCACCACTCCCGCAACGATCGCCGATCCCTCCCTCGTTGCCGGGCCGCAGGACGAGGCGGTCGCTCCCACGATCATTGCCGCTGCCGACGGCGCTGCGCGTCCTCCCCGGCGCCGGCGACCACTGACGATGTGGGGCTCGTTCGGTGCCGTGCTGCTGGCGGGCATGATTACGATCGTCACAGCAAAGGGAACAGTGACAGTCGACATCCCCAGGCCGATGCGGGATGACGTCGAGGTGCAGATCCTCGGCAATGGGGAAGAAGTGGCCGTCCTCGACAAGGAGAACAACTGGACCGTCAGATTGAAGGGGGGCCAGTACGCGCTGAACCTGACCGGCGGGGATGACGAGTTCCGTCTGGAAGACGACACATTGACTGTCAGCCGGTTCGGCCGCTCGCTCGTGCGAATGCGATACGTCCCGACCACTTCTGTGGCAGAGATGAAGCCACCGGGTGCCACTGCTGGCTTGTCCAGCACTGCCGATACATCTGGTGGGGGCTGGCATGGCTGGCCCGCCGACGCCCCACCGCCCGCGATCGCCCCGTTCGACGCTCGGCAGGGCAGGGCCCATCAGGAAGCGTGGGCGAAGCATCTGGGCGTCCCGGTCGAGTATGAAAACTCCATCGGCATGACGTTCCGCCTGATCCCGCCGGGCGAGTTCCTGATGGGAAGCACGCCGGAAGAGATTGAAGCGGCATTGAAGGTGGCTGGTGAAGACGAGTATTGGCGCGAGCGGATCAACAGCGAATCGCCGCAACATAAGGTGGTTCTCACGCAACCCCTCTATGTCAGCACGACGCAAGTCACGCAGTCGCAGTACGAGCAGGTGATGGGAACCAACCCGTCGCACTTTTCAGCCACCGGTGAAGGCAAGGAGCTTGTCGCCAATCTGGAAACGGGCAACCACCCGGTGGAGATGGTGAGCTGGAACGACGCGGCCGAGTTCTGCGCGAAACTGAGCCAGCAGGAACAATTGAAACCGTTCTACTTCCGCTCTGATCAAACGGTCACGCCGCTCGACGGGACCGGTTACCGTCTGCCAACGGAGGCGGAATGGGAGTCTGCCTGCCGGGCAGGGACGACGACACGGTTCTGGAGCGGCGATGAAGACCAGAACTTGGTTTCCGCCGGCTGGTTTGGGAGCAACTCCGGTGGCCGCACGCATGCCGCGGGCGAGTTGAAGGCCAATCCATTCGGCTTGTCGGACGTGCACGGCAACGTGTGGGAATGGGTGCAGGACAGCTGGGATCCGGCGTTCTATGGGAAGTTCGAAGAGGACGCCGCAATCAACCCATTTTCCGCCGGCTCCCGGCGGGTGTTCCGCGGCGGCGGTTGGGACTGCTCTCCGTCCCTCTGCCGTTCGTCGATTCGCCTCGCCGATCACCCGTCGGACCGTTACAACGTCATCGGTTTTCGTGTGGCATTGGCCGCTGAAGCGGTTAAAGGTTTGCTCAGCGATGCGCCAGTATCACGATCAACAAGTCAGAAACCCAATTGGCACGGCTGGCCGGCCGATGCCCCGGCTCCCGCGATCGCCCCCTTCAACGCTCAGCAGGCCAGGGCGCATCAGGAAGCGTGGGCTGAGTACCTCGGCGTGCCGGTGGAGTATGAGAACTCGATCGGCATGACGTTCCGCCTGGTCCCGCCGGGCGAATTCCTGATGGGGAGCTCACCGGAGGAAATCGAAGCGGCGCTTGAAGTTGCTGGTGCCGATGAGGCTTCGCAAGAGCGGATCAACAGCGAAGGCCCGCAGCACAAGGTGATTCTCACACAAGCCGTCTACGTCGGCACGACCGAAGTGACGCAGTCGCAGTACGAGCAGGTGATGGGGACCAATCCGTCACACTTCTCGGCCAGCGGGGACGGGAAAGACCGGGTTGCCGATCTCGACACGAGCAACCACCCGGTGGAAATGGTGAGCTGGTACGACGCGGCGGAGTTCTGTGCCAAACTGAGCCGACGGGAGAAGCTCAAGCCGTTCTACTTCCGCTCTGGTCAAACGGTCACGCCGCTGGGCGGAAATGGTTACCGTCTGCCGACCGAAGCGGAATGGGAGCACTTCTGTCGTGCCGGAACCACGACGCGGTTCTGGATTGGGGAAGGAGACCAGGACCTGATTCAGGCTGGCTGGTGCGGCAGCAACTCGGGTGGCCGCACGCACCCCGTGGGTGAGTTGAAGGCAAACCCGTTCGGGTTGCATGATGTCCATGGCAATCTGATCGAATGGGTGCAGGACAGCTGGAATCAGGAGTTCTACGGTCAGTTCAGCGATAAGCAAGCGATCGATCCCTCCAACCCGTTTTCGCCCGGATCGCGGCAAGTGCGCCGTGATGGAAGTTGGTACAACAGACCAATCAACTGCCGCGCTTCGTGTCGAGACTGGCACTCTTCCTGGAGACGAGAATCGACGATCGGTTTTCGCGTGGTCCTGGCGGTCGATGCTGAGAGAAGCCAACTCGCCAACGCCACACCGGATGCCACGCCCGGCTTGTCCAGCACTGCCGATACTTCCGGCCAGGGCTGGCACGGCTGGCCGGCCGATGCCCCCGCGCCCGCGCTTGCCCCCTTCGTTGCCGAGCAGGCCAGGGCGCATCAGGAAGCGTGGGCGAAGTACCTCGGCGTCCCCGTTGAGTACACCAACTCCATCGGCATGACGTTCCGTCTGATTCCACCGGGCGAGTTCCTGATGGGGAGCACACCCGAGGAAATCGAAGCGGCGCTTGAAGTTGCTGGTGCCGATGAGGCTTCGCAAGAGCGGATCAACAGCGAAGGCCCGCAGCATAAAGTAATTCTCACCCAGCCGATCTACGTCGGCGTCACCGAAGTGACGCAGTCGCAGTACGAGCAGGTGGTGGGGACCAATCCGTCACACTTCTCGGCCAGCGGGGACGGGAAAGACCGGGTTGCCGATCTCGCCACGAGCAACCACCCGGTGGAAATGGTGAGCTGGTACGACGCGGCGGAGTTCTGTGCCAAACTGAGCCGACGGGAGAAGCTCAAACCGTTCTACTTCCGCTCTGGTCAAACGGTCACGCCGCTGGACGGGACCGGTTACCGTCTGCCGACCGAAGCGGAGTGGGAGCACTTCTGTCGTGCCGGAACCACGACACGGTTCTGGTTCGGCAATGAGGACGTCGATCTGCCGCGATTCGACTGGTTTCAAAGCAATTCTGGATGGAGAACACACGTCGTTGGTGATCTTCGCAAGAATCCGTTCGGGCTCCGTGACCTGGGTGGAAACGTAGCAGAGTGGGTTCAAGACCTCTGGTCCCCAGACTTCTACGAACGGTTTGTCGACGTCCCCGCCACCAACCCTTGTTGTGCGATCAACCTTGGATCACACAGAGTCATTCGAGGCGGATCCTACCAGTTTGAAGCATTCGCGAGCCGTTCGGCTTTTCGATTGGGAGGCGGAAATGCCCACATGCGAGTAGGCTTTCGCGTCGTCCTGCCGGTCGACGCCGGGAAGCGGTTGGCGAAGAGCGATCAGGATTCCGAGCAGGCACCGACGTACGCCCTCGACTTTGACGGCCAGGATGATCGCGTCGAACTGCCGCTCACCTGCGACGCCGACTCGCCCCTCACCGTCGAAGCCGTGGTGCGAATCGACGACTGGTCGGACAACCAGAACGGCGAAATCGTCGACAACACCCGCAACGGCGGGTTCTCGCTGACCGTAACGGAGCGCGGCTTCTACTTCGCCGCCAGGATCGGCGATCGGTACCAGCAGGTCTGGGTGCCACGTGATCCGGAGTACCTCGGACACCCGGTCGCGCTGGCCGGTGTGCGGAGCGGCAACACGCTGAAGCTGTACGTCGACGGGAAACTGATCGAACAGGAAACGTTCTCCGGAGCCTACTCGCCGAGCCCGTTGCCGATCACGATCGGATCGAGCGCCGGTGATCGGGAGAGTGCCAATGCGGCCCCGCGCGACTTCCATGGACAGATCCTCGCGGTTCGTATCTCCGACGCGGTGCGGACTGCCGGCGATCTGATCACGGCAGAACAGGAAGGTCCCGAAACCGACGAGCACACCCTCGCGCTGTACCGCTTCGACGAAGGGGCAGGCGCGGTTCTGCGGGATACTTCCGGCAACGGGCACGATGGGACGATACATGGTGCGACGTGGGTACGCCGTCCGGACTTCGCACTGGAGCGTGAGGTAGCACTTGAACTCTTCGCGCTTGCCGAGACGCCCCACATCGTCGTGCTTTCCGAAGAGGGGAAGAGGCTGCAGGTTTCTACAGGCGAGGAACTTCCTGAGGGTCCGTTCGAAGTGCTCGAAATCGGCGAACTACATTTTCGCGATCTGTCCGGCTTCGACTTCGCCCAGTTCGGCCAACTGCGCCGACTCGAAGTGCTGAGCCTGAACCTGGCTGCCAACGTCCGCCCCGAGCAGCTCGACAAGCTGACAGGGCTCACGCCGTTACGGTACCTGGGACTCCACGGCATGCCGGTCTCCGATGAGCAATTGGCACAGATCCTTGCAGAGACGCCGCGGCTTGAAGACCTTGGACTGTTCTGGTGCGATCAGCTCACGGACGAGTGCATGCCGGCGATTGCACGACACGAGAACCTGACGAACCTCGGATTGCCAGGTGAGAACCTGACCGCGGCCGGCATTGCGGAACTCGGCCGGCTGCAGAACCTCAAGCAGCTGACCCTGGGTGAACTGCCGGCGGAATCCGGCCTGATCGCACAGATTCTGACGCTGAAGAAACTCGAACGTCTGCACATGCGTCGCTCCGCCTGGCTGGGTGATGCCGAACTGGAACAGCTGGTCGCACACCCGAACCTGAGCGAACTCTCACTCGATGAGTCGGCAGTTTCTGACGAAGCGTTGAGTCTGCTTGGTCGTGAGGATCGCTGGCGACGGCTCGAACTGAAGGGAACCGGTATTACCGACAAAGGCCTTGAGTATCTGACCGGCCTGAAGGGGCTGAAGTTTCTTGAACTGCAGAGAACCCGGACGACTCCGGAGGGTGTCAAACGTCTGAAGCAGGCACTGTCGAAATGCCGCATCTACACAGATCCAACGGATGACCAGACCTCACAATCCGGGAACGACACGAGCATCGCACCGCCCGATCCGGCCGCTTCACCGGCCGGGGAACCTCCGTCACGCGAAAGCCTTCTCCGAATTCTGGCCGCTGTGCAGGATTGCGGCGGCAGGATGCTGATCTGGGATGACGCGAAGAAGCAGCACATCGAGATCCGCACACGGCAGGACATCCCCTCGAACCTGCAGTCCGGTCCGTCTCTCCTCTTCAAGGATGTCGAATCGTTCGACGACGAGCAGCTGCTCCGCGTCGCGGCAGCGTGTCGACCGTTCCCGCAGCATCGGACCCTCAGCCTCGATCTGTCCGGCACGGGGGTTACGCCCGCGGCTGTCGGAAGTCTGAGCGATCTGCCACTACATGTGCTTGTTCTGAACCGCAACGGCACGATCGATGACGGCATCTCGAAAGCTCTGGCCGGATTCGAGAAGCTCGAGACGATTGGCCTGCAGCAGACCGCCATCTCCGACGCGACGATCACCGCCATCGCGAAACTGGAGTCTCTGCGTGTGCTGAATCTGCGGGGCACGACCGTGACGGAGGAATGCCTTGCCGATCTCGCCCGCCTTGATCTCCGCGAACTCGACGTGACGCGAACGACCATCAAGGCCGATGGTGTCAAGAAGCTCCACGAGGCGTTGCCCGGCTGCACGATTCACTGGGACGGGGGAGTGATCGAGCCGGAGGGAGTCGGCGCCGAGCGCTGA
- a CDS encoding RNA polymerase sigma factor encodes MDSTSVSLLRRLREPDRDAAWERFVELYAPLIYHWGTRQGLSQTDAADLVQDVLATLVRKLPEFQYDPTKRFRGWLRTITVNRANDLLRRNAVRPHSGQPTDLLKVAAENDSDLFEESQYRAYLVGRMRQLIESEFEPQTWQACWKSVTEDRTAAEIGRELGISANAVRVAKCRVLRRLREELDGLLD; translated from the coding sequence ATGGACTCCACCTCGGTCAGTCTGCTTCGCCGGCTGCGAGAGCCGGATCGTGATGCCGCCTGGGAGCGGTTTGTGGAGCTGTACGCGCCCCTGATCTATCACTGGGGAACGCGACAGGGACTCAGCCAGACCGACGCCGCCGACCTCGTCCAGGACGTGCTGGCGACACTGGTCCGCAAGCTCCCGGAGTTTCAGTACGATCCGACGAAGCGATTTCGCGGCTGGCTGCGGACGATCACGGTCAATCGGGCCAATGATCTGCTCCGCCGCAACGCCGTCCGCCCCCATAGCGGGCAACCGACCGACCTTCTCAAAGTCGCCGCGGAGAACGATTCCGACCTCTTCGAAGAATCGCAGTATCGGGCCTATCTCGTCGGCCGCATGCGGCAGTTGATCGAGTCCGAATTCGAGCCGCAGACTTGGCAGGCCTGCTGGAAGTCTGTCACCGAAGACCGCACGGCGGCCGAGATCGGGCGTGAACTGGGAATCTCCGCGAATGCGGTCCGCGTCGCCAAGTGCCGCGTACTCCGCAGGTTACGCGAAGAACTGGACGGCCTGCTGGACTGA